Genomic segment of Arachis hypogaea cultivar Tifrunner chromosome 11, arahy.Tifrunner.gnm2.J5K5, whole genome shotgun sequence:
CCGCATCATTTttttagggaaaaaaaaaaaacacaagaaagGAATTTGTGATGCCATTGGCACTGACATAAGCAGTTATAAGGATCTGACTCCAACAAACATATTCTGCAATGTCTCACATTCAACACAAACCGACAAATGACACTCAAATCAGTTCCTGCATTGGGCTTAGACTATTCAGCTCCGAATCTTCATCTTCCTGACACATTTTCAATAATTCAACATATAAGTATATCTTTACACTcattttaattgaaaaacaaATCTATAAAACTAAtcggattaattaaaaatatctcaTGTATGTAACTAAAATTTAGGCTTCTTAAGActtctatatataaatagtaatatatattgcATGATGAACCTTCCAGGGTATTGCAGTAATCGCTCAGGAAATTAATTAGACTCTTCAATTTTGGGCCAACGTGAGAATTGTACCATAATTAACTCAGATATCTCGATTCTCCCATacctaaaaaaatatacttttataattaatgttgtattattttgttttgaaaaataatattttattttattttattttagaaaaaattccaTTAAGTCACTCTCATGTTTTGCACCATATCCAATGAAAACTTGGAcagtcaattttattttcattttttttcttcttaacacatgattttttaatttagtgatagaaataaatgtatattaaaattatctatcaaaatcagtcatcaatataaaatatatattaaaatataaatatatgttaaaaataaattaaactacatatatatttataaaaaatacattaataacTTATTTTAGTAGCTgcttagtgtataaataatattttaaaatacaataataaGAGACATTACTATCACAATTTTAATTTGAGATTGGCtacttacataaaaaataatttcaaagatTGACTATTTTATCATAGTTAAATAATATTGTTTTacagttttaccaaatttttaaccTTAAAACTAAAACGACGTTATTTCTTCTAATCAATATAAAAGAGATGTACGAGGTTTTTCACAATGTGAAGAGTAATTCGACGAAAAGAGAGTCAAAgactaatatataattttttagtctcaaaatatatatttatcgtgcaattaaaattttaaatttttttattactcaTATTATCTATCAGTTTGACAGgtcaaaaaataatttgttatgaATCTAAATTTCATTTAAAGATTTACTGTTcgtcaataaattataaaaaatactatttgtatactaaaattagtcactaaaattaattatcaatgtatttatgtataaatatatatgtaatttaatttatttttaatgtgtatttatattttaacatatattttatattaatgactaattttaataactaatttaatgtacacataatataatttataaattattacgtatataaaataaaattcaaacttttaaTACTTACTTAAACAAACGAGTAACTCGAGCAACCTATATTGATtaccttgaaaaaaaaattcaaataaggaACTGATCTGAATGAGCATTTGGGGCTTAACTTGCGTGTTTCCATTAAGTGGTTCAAGTTGTAGACTTGTTTTCCTTTTGTAACCTATGATGAACTTAAGAGTTAAGAGTAGCACAATAGCACTACAAATACTTGCAAAGGAAGATCCTTAACGCGCCCCGAGAGCGTGCTCCTGTTTGCACAAAACAAGGAAGCAAAAGGACAAAACTTACCACAAAAAATGACTTTACAAGGCGCGTGGAGACAAACCACTGAACTTCAACTCTGAAAACtgatactactactactactactattacaTGTCCATGTTCAAAAAGAAAAAGACCCCATCAAATCAAACTTCTTTCCTCTATCCTTTAGACTCAGTCTACATTGCATTCAAATGCAAAGCCCGCCACCCTTTTCTTTATGATATCATGCATTATTAGCAAAATTCAAATCTCACTTTTGACTATTCCCATTTGCATGTCTCATTgtctcttctttatttattttttatttattaaactaTACTATGCCTTTATTATCATTGAACTGAGAATACAAGTTTGAGTTTCCTTAAAACAAAAGACACACCCCAAATTCACCTTTAACacaatcttctttttctttttcatcattcttataTCATTCAAAAAACATGAAGATCTCATCAAACTCTTCTTATTCATCATCGTCATCTTCCTCAAAATTTGACCCACCTCCAGCTATGTGCAACAACTCCAAAAATGGCACTTCAGGGTGCTTCAATGCAATCCTCCGCAGGATTCTCTGTtctggtggcctcccaacacacCCATCAGATCAAATTAGagactttgattcaaattcaattcTGGGTAGTACCAAAGATCAAAACTTTAATGCCAAAAAGCACCATGCTAAAGCCACCACTAGTAGTGTTAGTTCATCTGGTACTACAACAGCTACTACTACTACCACAACTCCAGGAATAGTTGCAAGGTTGATGGGTTTGGATTCAATGGTGGACATTCCTTCGAATTCATCGCTTTTGCGAAGCAAATCGATGAATTCGGTGGATTGCTTAGGGGAGTGTAATAGAATGGATGGTTTGCATAAGAGGGTAAAATCAACATTGTCATTCAGGGAGGTGCCAACTTTCCTCTTACTTGAAAATGAAAACTTCTTTGTTCTTAgctttgagaagaagaagaatgataaGTCCATTGGGAAGAAAAGGGAAATGGGTTATGGTGGTGAAGAGTTgaaggaaaagaagagagaaaatgtgaagagTAGCAAAAGTGTTGCTAATGGAAAGCTTCAAGAGATTACCAACACTTGTTATTATGAGAAGAGtaggaagaagaacaagaacaagaagtgTTTTGATTCTGAAGCAAGGAAACTGTCACAGCCTAGGATCCTTATGGATGATGGTGTGAGGATGAAGAGGAGAAGGGGGAGGAAGAGGAGTAATTCAAAGTGTGAATTTGAATCCAAGCCTTCAGAAGATACAAGCCCAGTTTCTGTTCTTGATTTTCAGAAGAGGGAAGCTTGTGGAACAGGTTTGTTTCATTTTAATCTCTTTAGTTCAACTTTTGTGTTCTCAAATAATTGATTGTGACTTTTTGCAGCCAATTCCAATTCAAGAAGAAAATTGTCACCAGAGCTTGATGAGAATGATCAGAAAATTCTTTGGCGTTCTGATGGAAATTTGATGGCTGAAGAGGGAAAATCTACAGCAATTGAGAGCAACAAATGTGAAGAAGGatcaaagaaaaaagagaagcatGTGAAAAAATGGGATGAAATTTGCATGCTAGCTAAGGAGGATGAACTAGCGTGGatgaataataataaacaagATGGTGATTTAGGAAGCATTAGTGCTGATTTTGCGTCTCATATTTTTGATCAGTTGTTAAATGAAGTGATTCATCAACTTCTAGTTGAGGATCCATGATCCACTCACAACTTTGCAGAttcaaaaaattgtaaaaataagtAATTCAGcatattattgtattattattattattattatcattattgttaGTAAAGTGTAAAAAGATTTAAATTCCATATCCTCTTCTTGTTTTTATTATGTCATTATTGTTGTGTCCCTATCACATAGGCACATAGCGCACCCAAGTTTCCTTCCCTTTTTACCTTTACTTTAGCTGAATTTGGTGCTGAGATTCTTGCAAAATtataggaaaagaaagaaaaataatggtAACACAAATTGATAAGACATATTTctgttgtatatttttttttctttatagtataaaacataaatttttttattttttattaattatttttaatacaaaagttcaaagatatatataaaaaatataaacaaaaattttgtatataatattATTGAATTGATAGAGAGACAAGGTGGGAAAAAGCTTTTAAATCAAACACTGATAAAAACGTGTTCGATATgcggaattttttattttattattgtttaaaagaTGGAGTTTTACTTGAAAATATCTATAAATggtatttaacaaaaaattggGGACGCATTCTGATGGAACAAGAATTCGTCTCTCTTGTATTGTTTCTGATAATCCGCCTCTCATAAAATGATTGCATGGTCAACACGTGGCAATACACATTTTTTGTATtgtgtttttatatttaaaaaaaaatttgcctAAAGTAATCCGTCTCCTCCGAATTGTTTACTCTCAAAACCTTATAAAACACCATAACATTCAATAACGAGATATTACACCAACAATtacctaatataaaaaaaaaatgagcctCCGTTATGCTTCCATCAagacatcatcattattattatatgtaattatgaaaatttaacgGTAATAATATATGAGTCTTAAATGATTATAATCATTTAAGAGTCTTAGCATTTGATATAAGATTGGGGACAATTTATATAATATAGTAGAATAGATAGTATTACAATTTACAAGTTTTACatcttttaagaataaaatttttaaaaaatttataaatgtgatACATCTTTTATTTAATGAGCTAACTTTTAAAGTTAAATAGCCTCAAATACAATTTTAATACACATATTTCAAAATAACTTTTTTCATATCTCAAACACATTTCGGATGCAATTGTCCTATAATTATGTATATTGCAAGAAATCctacaataaaaattataaatccaacattaattaattaatctttaATAGTTTAATCTTTTCACTCTACCAATCACCGcgcttaattttctttttcgagTATTCTCACCCTAGCTAATATAATGTTCTTGATTCGAATCAAATCCCATATGTAACCAAAaggatgaaagaaagaaaaaaatgacaaTTGGTACTAGAAGTTGGTGTTATTCCAATTCCAATGGCAAAAAATCAAAGGCTTGTTACTTATTAGGATAACATCAAGTTGAAAACAAGACGATGCAACAAAGAGCATTTTCCCAGTGAAAGTGTTCTTTGGTCCCCACATTATTGTCTTTTCTCTTTGGCTTTTATTTGCAATATCAAGTTATAACCTCGGGATCTTAATAATAAACTCACTAACTCTAGTCAACTTCAATTTCATCACACACCATCACTTAGTGGAGTTCTtttgttttattcatttttaaaatatatatatttttttaaaatctctaCTAAACAGGCCAAATGCGGCATCCACTATAAAAAAATGCTGTTAATGGGAATAATGGCCATGTCTCCGGCCATTTCTTTAGGCTTTGTTTCACAAcgggaaagaaaaacaatagaggAAGAAAACCGCATGGAATCTTAATTTTCATAAGTATTTTGGATGAAAAAAAGGGCAAAAAACCATATTGAGCCAAAGCAAGAATCTTGTAACCAAAATGCGCCAAATTCAATTTCGTTTCAGCAATGAGCCAAAGTGTATTTTAATATAACTGGTTCGAATTGCACtccttcataattcgaaccaacatGGTTCGATTTAGTGTTCTACGTTTTTGAATAATTCgaaccaccaaggttcgaacttctcccatacataattcgaaccactaAGGTTCGAACTTCTCtcatacataattcgaaccagggtggttcgaattatgcTTTGTATTCGattccatgtaattcgaaccaggccggTTCGAATTACTCCTAGTGCACtccttcataattcgaaccaggctggttcgaattaggtgTGATTcgactatataaggagttcgaatcaccctCATTCGAACCATTATCCCTCCCTCCTACCCCAcaaaatctcagagaaaacgaccTAGATTCTCTCCGAGGAAGACCTGAACGGACTACTCtgctgatgggggacgatccggcacggttatatcggttggacggagtcgctcatatagccggggtcatcaacgacgaggttagtacggAAATATTTTTGATTCAAGCGTTAGTTGTGCCTTAGTGGTTTTGTATCTTGGTTAGACGGtactttatgttagtggtttatgtaggtGGTTTAGGTGAGGGGATTATGTAGGTGGTTTATGATAGTGGTTTAAGCTAGCGGTataagttagtggtttatgttagtggtttagggtGGTGGTTTAGGGTAGTGGTTTAAGTCAGTGGTTTTTggtagtggtttatgttggtggtttatgttagcggtttttgTTAGCGGTTTTTGCAAGCGGTTTTTTTATGTGGTTTAGGGTAGTTGTTTAATGCTAGGTGGTTTAAGTAAGCCGGTTTATTGaatttgtttcttgttaatggCTCTCGTTAATTGTGGTATATGCTAGCGGTTTAgttgtgtggtttagggtttgttttCCAGTTAGTTATCTTTCATGTAATGTTATGCTGTTTAATTTAGCAAAATGGTTAATGTAAACCGGTTTATGGAAACCATTTTATGTAAACCCGTTTATGTAAACCGGTTTACTGTAAACCGGTTTATGTGAACCGGTTTACTGTAAAACCTGTGTAGTTATATATCTCAGTATGCGGTTCTTTTCATGCGCAGCCCGAGCGATGCATTAGGAGCATgaggcggcagcagggcatgcgtcttgatgacagatacgttccatacttgcagatggcagggctataccatcttgcaaggctgaacgaCCGGTGGTTCCGGCTAGACGAGGCGCTCGTCAGTGCATTCGTGGAGAGATGGCGTCccgagacgcacacgtttcatatgccgttcgaagagtgcacgatcacactccaggacgtggcataccagctaGGTTTGCCAGTCGATGGCCGTTACGTGAGCGGGTGCCTGTCAGAGTTCCATATATACATCGATGGCGGCCGTCCACCCTGGGtctggttccaggagttgctaGGAGTTATACCTCCTCCCAGTcaggttcagaagtacgcagtgaactgcagctggtttcaggagacCTTTGGTGAGTGCCCTGAGGATGCAGATGATGACACTGTTCGCCGATATGTccgtgcgtacatcatgatgttgcTGGGCACGCAGCTGTTTGCGGACAAGTCTGGCAACCGGATTCACATTAGATGGCTTCCATATGTAGCAAGGCTGGAGGAGCTGGGTACGTACAGCTGGGGTTCGGCAGCACTGGcctggttgtaccggtgcatgtgcagAGTGGCAAACAGACATGTTGTGAAGTTAGCGGGCCCGCTCCAGCTACTGCAGTCTTGGATCTTTTGGCAGTTTCCTCAGTTTAGGCCTGCAGGATATGAGACGTTCAGCTGGCCGTTGGCGTCGAGGTACTATACTGGGCCTATTCTTTTTCAATATGACTTACAGAATTGCGTGTATGTTAATACTCTATTGCATAATGTAAACACAGATATTAGTATATGTAACTCATGTGTATGGTGCAGATGGGCAGGTTACAACCCTTCCGGTAGCGAGAAGGGTCCGAGAGTGCGGACGTGGAGGCTTAGGATAGACCGGTTACAGTCCAGGGAGGTTAGTATGCTAATTAATAACTGATGCtcttttagttaaatattttacACTTGGGTCGTACAGTTGCCCTGATAAGGGTGGGTTTGTTCTGCAGTTTATATGGATGCCGTACAGTAGCCCCGACGTACTTCAGGTGTTGCACCCGGAGGTTTTGGAGCCTCGGCACATGGCGGTGTGGCGCTCTGTGACCGCGCTGATCTACTTTGCtgtcatagagtggcatcagatagatCGTGTTCTTCCTCAGTTTGGAGGGGGTACAGGCCCCTCCGCGTCCCGCCTtgaacatcgactttctgatgtccAAGGACGGGAGAGGCGGCGATCGATGGTTCCCCTCTTCCATGCCGAAGTGGCATGCATACTGGGACGCTCGTCAGGACAGTGTATTGAGGTTCGACGTTGTTGCCGACCCTGGACCGTCTCATCAGTTCCTTCAGTGGTGGAGTCAGCAGTTGAGGCCTATACCAGTTGAGGCCTCACAGCGGGGTCCGGGGCGAGTGCCTGACATGGATCCTCCGGATGACGTGCCTGACAGGCGCAGGGTTGAGAGGAGGATGGGTGTAGGGACACGGAGGAGCCAGCGTCAGTGGAGGTGGCCGGATCATACGGCGAGGAGTGGTGCTGACCATGGGGACGACGATGACGACCAGCCTGGCCACGTTGGAGGAGGCACACACGATGGAGGTACTAGTACACACGATGGCGGTCATGGAGGTGAGTGGTATGGCACAGGGCTCGGTGACGGGGCTGACACTGGTGACGCTGGACCTGGATCAGGCCCGCTTGGAGATTACTTCGTTGGTGTGCCAGCGGATGATCAGGCTGAGCAGGGTGGTACACCTTGGCGCATATCAGGATCACAGTGGGCAGACTTTGTTGGGTCAGACTCGTTTGTTGGGGACTTCGGGAGTCCACGCTTCCTAGATGAGATCACCGCCATCATGCAGGGTGACGTGACCCCCCGCAGAGCTGGCCAGACCTCAGGGATCCAGGCCCCCTTAGATGTTGATCTGAACGAGCCTCCATCCTCATCCGCTGGTCAGCAGTTTCGTCTTGGAGGTACCCCTACATCCGCCTTCACCGCTGCATCAGAGTCTATCGCAGGATCGTCTGCAGCACCGTTGCGTGTTGCGCCACCAGTACAGCCTGCTCcgcaggaggaggaggatgagataGAGGATAAGGAGCCGCTTGTCCGTCGAGGTCAGAGGGCACGGGTAGCACGTCGCTGTGGTACTGGTTCGCATCTGTTTAGATGAGTCACATTTCATGTATTTTGTTTCCTCTATTTCAGTCATGTATGATAGTTAGGTGTAGTTTTCTTGTTATGTAGTGCTCTGTTTATGTATGTTGTTCGTAACTTGTGTTCGGGGACGTTGACTATTTGTATTAAATGAAACATGATAAGGTATAGTGATTTCGTTTAGTTATTAAAATGAGGATCAACGAGTCCTGTAGCATAACTTCTAATGAAAGACAACATATTCATTACTACTCACAAATACCAAAGTTCAATGCATTAATCTCAACAAGTTACATTCGTGGTCAAGCAATGCATCTAACAAGACAACTTAAATGTAAATAACACTAACAATAACATCATGGAAACTAATTTCGCCCTGTCTGAGACGATCCTACTACCTGTGGGCATCTACGTATAGTGTGTCCGGGTTGGCGACAAAGGCCACACCGTTTTGGCCTGTTTGGATCTGCCTCATCCATATTCGTCCGTATCCTTGTGGATCTAGGCCTCCCCTCTCTCGCACGCCTTCTGTTTGGGTCCGGAATCACCGTGGGCCCATCGTAGGGTGGCCAGAAGCCCTCCGGGATTGGAGGTGTGAATCCCATCCGATAGACATTGAACACCGAGCTAATCTGATAGACGCTATGAACATAGGAGCTCCAGCTCACACGTGCGTAGGCACAGCATGCAAGTGCGTGCTGACACGGGAAATGAAGCGCCTGAAAGTACCCACAGTCACATGTCCGGGAGGCAAGCGATACTCGGTAAGTACCCAATGAGAAAGTACCAGTCGGAGTGGTCTCCGCtacggtgaactcggagttatcaCGGTCATACAacgtcaccgtgaagcacctggccgtcttcaagttggcctcaatACACTTCACCAAATGCTGACTGAACTGCTGTCCGGTGCCcatctgggcctcagcctctcgccccttgcgaacaaagagttcggccagcctaccatatgttgccttcaccaggGATGCTACAGGAAGAtttcttacacccttgaggattgagttcacacactcggagatattcgtcgtcatgtgaccgaatctcctCCCCTCATCGCGATGCTGCGTCCACAAGGAGTAATCAATAcggttcgcccactcacacatcgccgggtcttcagaccgcagtatatcaaaccagtaatcaaactcaacctcAGTCTTCGCGTACGCTGCATTCACGAGAAGCCTCCtagcgtctttgcccttgaaggtaagggcgaaattagccgctacgtgtcgtatgcagaatgcacggtacgCAGATGGTGGTAACCAACCTCCGTCCGGGGCCTCAAGCGCAGACTTGATGCCGTTGTGCCTAtccgatataaccagcagaccgggctgcggggtcacgtgctgccgaaggtgcgagagaaagaatgtccacgactccgcattctcaccctctactagtgcgaatgcgacaggtagaatgttggagttcccgtcctgtgcaatcgcaatgagcaacgttcccccatacttaCCATATAGATGTGTGCCGTCAATGCTGACTAGCGGCTTGCAATGCCGGAATGCCTCGATGCACGGAGGGAAAGTCTGTGGAAATAAGCTTGAGACTCGTCCACCTGTCCTCCAACTAGAACCGGGCTCGTCCTGAGGACCgcaacagtaccaggcatcgtcagTTGGACACCCAACACCCACCTAGGTATCTCgctgtatgactcatcccagtcaccgtagatgaggccaacggccttctgcttcgccatccaaaccctcctgtaagtcggcctaaaacCAAAATGCGCTGCCGTGGCGTTCAGAAGCACCTTGATGCTAACCGATGCGTCAGCCCtgaccattggcataatgaacgccgaAATCACAGAATGATCCAAACTTCTGTGATCACTTGATATGGATGTGGCCAGGCAAGTGTGAGGgccattgtaccgtttgacctcccaaatgcccttgcgcttccggagactgagtcgaatcaaccatgtgcacccattcccgaactcggaacacttgcccacataccggcggtgatcggactccaccaccttgtactgtacccctcgccggatgctgtaagtcttcacacttaacagggcctcatctttatcctgaaattgctgaccaacctggaactctgtgaGACCAGCATtcccttccgcatctctagctccgaatccaacaggGTGCCCTAGCGCACCCTCATGCGTCATGGCGTCCAGGTCCAGCGAAGAAAAAtatggtggatactgctgtgtgccagagctagaaccaccgccAGCCAATGCAGGCCCAGCCGCTACAACCTCGTCCCCGCTATCATCCTCAATCGTTTCGGGCTCAACGTCGTCCTCATCAGGATCACCCAATTCTCCATCTCCGACGCCAACCGGTGGAACGCCGTGTAAAGCGTTTGGCAGAACATCAAAGGATCCTACCTCGTCGCGGACGCCGTCATTCAAATCAACAGCAAATGACGGAGAGGCGACAAGTTGGGCCACTGGCTCGTAAACTGGGACGGAGGAAGAAGCCACAGCAGCCATCAAACTGGAGCCAGCTGCCGTGGCTACATTGgcggtattccggttcgaaccccctgagctggataccacatcaaccagctttgccaGCAACTCTGGTGTGCGGACCTCCGGAAACTGCCTCCGACAAAGAAACATGACTTGGaggtcctcatcactaccaatcgtgagacaatcatacttcaccgtatcgtgcaggatcgtgactggaatgcgatagaaaaacttcttaatccgcttcgcaccttccaggccaagtttcatcagcacagCTCTAACCAGGTCATCATAGCTTGTCGTTCGATTCACCACAATATAGAGAGGATtcttatctgtgaacttcactCCGGACCGAGTTTTCCTCTTGATGGATCCTCTGTGGTGTACCAAAACAGCAAAACTctcctcctcactagccatcttacgTCCTCTAATGAGAGCAAATCACGTTTACAGCGTTTATATAGAGCTCTGACTCCTACTAATTCGAACTAACCTGGTTCGAACCATgatacatgtaattcgaaccaggctggttcgaattactacaaTCAACCTCTCTTTGGTTCGAACTAACCTGGTTCGAACCATgatacatgtaattcgaaccaggctggttcgaattactacaaTCAACCTCTCTCcccataattcgaaccaacccgGTTCGAATTACATGCTCTCCTGGTTCGAACCTAACCGGTTCGAATTATTCAAATTTTTCCAGTAGTAGTTCGAACCAagatggttcgaattacttgctaatagagttcgaaccttggtggttcgatttatataaaaatgcctcttggcttattgctgaaacaaATTTCTGTTTGGCGTATTTTGGTTAAACTTTTCTGCATGTGGCTTAATATGGTTTTTTGCCCTGAAAAAAAGggaggaaaattaaaagaaagaagaaccaattttctttgtttgtttgggTAGATATGGGAaggaaagaaatatatatatcaaataacatttttactcttgtgttataaaatatttgtgtttgtacgtctaatatttttattagcagGTAGGTTTGCTAAAGTATTTGTTAGTACGGTTAGAAGTAAGGTTTTGAAAATCGATTCGAACTGATTGGTTAAATCGATTGACTCATATACTGTTGTTAAATACGGTTTGAATAGAAGTTAAAATCACTAAATTAAGAAACCAGCGTTGAACTGTCGAATTAGTCGATTGAATCGAACTGTAATTCGGTCAATTTTTGAACTGTGTCAAAAACGGTTGCGTTTTGGTTGCTGAACCCTATTACCCTAACTCCCTAAATTTCCTAACTATTATCCTTCTCCTCTTTAGTCTCCACAACAAGCAGAAGCAGAACACTAAGCAGTACTCACCTAGACGATTGGACCTCGAGCTTCCAGCACAACTTCCGTTCAGTCATTGCCGCCGTTGCAATTTTTGTCCAGCCAACGTCAGCTAGCTTTGTTTACGCAGCCACTTTCCATTGCGCAACCAGCTCTGTTTGATCTTGAAAATCGATACCAGCGCCAACGCCACTTTTCGTCGCACAGCCACTTTCCGCCGGCGCCAGCTCTGTTCCACACTTCCATCCCATCAGCCACT
This window contains:
- the LOC112720858 gene encoding protein MAIN-LIKE 1-like, which gives rise to MAAVHPGQVQKYAVNCSWFQETFGECPEDADDDTVRRYVRAYIMMLLGTQLFADKSGNRIHIRWLPYVARLEELGTYSWGSAALAWLYRCMCRVANRHVVKLAGPLQLLQSWIFWQFPQFRPAGYETFSWPLASRWAGYNPSGSEKGPRVRTWRLRIDRLQSREFIWMPYSSPDVLQVLHPEVLEPRHMAVWRSVTALIYFAVIEWHQIDRVLPQFGGGTGPSASRLEHRLSDVQGRERRRSMVPLFHAEVACILGRSSGQCIEVRRCCRPWTVSSVPSVVESAVEAYTS
- the LOC112720002 gene encoding uncharacterized protein, yielding MKISSNSSYSSSSSSSKFDPPPAMCNNSKNGTSGCFNAILRRILCSGGLPTHPSDQIRDFDSNSILGSTKDQNFNAKKHHAKATTSSVSSSGTTTATTTTTTPGIVARLMGLDSMVDIPSNSSLLRSKSMNSVDCLGECNRMDGLHKRVKSTLSFREVPTFLLLENENFFVLSFEKKKNDKSIGKKREMGYGGEELKEKKRENVKSSKSVANGKLQEITNTCYYEKSRKKNKNKKCFDSEARKLSQPRILMDDGVRMKRRRGRKRSNSKCEFESKPSEDTSPVSVLDFQKREACGTANSNSRRKLSPELDENDQKILWRSDGNLMAEEGKSTAIESNKCEEGSKKKEKHVKKWDEICMLAKEDELAWMNNNKQDGDLGSISADFASHIFDQLLNEVIHQLLVEDP